The genomic stretch GCGTTGAGAGCAGAGGTGCTTGAAAACACAACGGCGACGATGACCAGGATCCCTCCATAGGGAAGGAGCCTCGCAATGGCTTCGCCGAAGCCGGTCGGTCCGTACCTGCCTATCCATTGCCATGCTTCCACCCCCACGCCCCTTACCGCCACCACCGTGGCAAAAGAGACCGCGAGGTACGTGGAAACGACAATGAGGAGAGAAAAGAGGATAGCCTTGGGAAGATTCTGCCTGGGATCGATGGCTTCGTCGCCGGTCTGGACGATCACCTCGAACCCCTCGAAGGCCACGTAAGTGAACCCCATCATCACCAGGACCTTACCCCAGCCATTGGGTAGAAACGGGTGGAAGTTGTTCAACCGCGAGGGGTCTTGATAGACAATCCAGAATCCCGCAAGGCCGATAAAGCCCATGGTGAGGGTCTGGCCCAGGGTCATGATACTCCCCGCAAGCCCTGTCTCGGAGGCCCCCCGATAGTTGATGTAGACGAAAGTGAGTGCAACGGCCACGGCGACCATCTTTGTGAGAAGAGAGAGGGGGATCGGCACCTCCCCCAGGATTCCCATCCCCTGCAGAAAATGGACGGTGTAAGTTGCAAAGGCAACCGAATAGATGCCGCCGGCCACGGAAGAGGCGAACCATTCGATCCACCCCGCCAAGAAGCTGACCCCCTTGCCGTAGGAGATCCTCGCGTAGTTATATGCCCCCCCGGCCCTGGGGATGGCGGAGGAAAGCTCTGCATAGGAGAGAGCCGTGATCAGGGCGATCAGTCCGTTGAGGGCGAAAGTCACCAGTACCCCCCCTGGTCCGGCCTCACCGATGGCTATCCCGGTCCCGACGAAAATCCCCCATCCGATCATCATACCGACGCCCATCATGGTGATGTGGAAAAGGGAGAGTTCGCGGGAAAGCTCGGTCTTGACAGGATGGGAGGTCTGGTCCGAAGTCTCATCCATCGCCGGTCAACCCCTTTTTTATTTCGCGAAGTGTTTTCAGTTCCTTCTTCTTGATACGGTTCACCCTTCTCACGGACAGGAGGGCGAGAAGCAGGAAGGCCGAAAAAGCCACTGCCACGGCCCCGAAACCGATTAGTAGTTCAAGTGCCACGCCGACTCCTTGGGGGGTATCCCTCTCCGCTCCAGTGACCTTTACAGACAAGAGCCCTCCGCCGTTCAAATCTGAGAGACACGCGGGCTGTGTAGGGGGACAAGGGCTCGGAATACAGATCGATAAGAAGGTTTGTGAAGCAAGAAAAATCAACGTCCATCGACCGGGAATTATAGGTGGAATGGGTCTTACTGTCAAGTCGGCATGCCTCGAAGGCGAGCCCGTCGGATCGATCGCAGTCCGGGTGGAAGGGGCGGGTCAGGCCGGAGATCCACGCCTGGGTCACCCGGGGCCGATGGTGCGGTCCAATCTCTCAAGATTTCCAGCGATTCTTTCGATAATGAGTTAGCAAGGAGAGAATGATAGACTCCGGGGACTTCTCCATGTCGTTTTCCAGAGAAAGAGGCGGCTTTGCCGTCGGCGATGAGTGCTACAGGAAGCTGTTCCAGGGACTTCAGGACATGGTCTTCTTGACCACGCCTTCGGGAGATCTCCTGGAGGTCAACCCCATGGGAATCGAGGGCCTGGGTTATTCCGATAAGGCCGAGATTACGGAGTTCCCAATGGTCCGCCACTACGCGAACCCCGAGGACCGATCCCGGCTTGCAGCCCTTCTGAGAGAGAGGGGATCGGTCAAGGATTTTGAGACGCGGCTTGTCAAAAAGAACAGGCAGGAGATCGATGTTTGGATAACCGCCCATGCGAGAAAAGACGGCACGGGGCGGATCGTATACTACGAGAAGACGGTCAAGGATATCACGGACAGGAAGAAACTGGAGGGTGAACTCCGCGAGAAGAACCGTCTCCTCGAGCAGTACTACCTGGAACTGCGCAGAGAGAAGGACCAGATCCAGCAGCAGGCCGGCAGGCTGGCCAGGGCCGTGGCCGAGGCGGATGAGGCGAAGAGGATCATAGAGGAACAGCACCAGAAGATCGTGGCCGAGCTCGACATGGCTGCAAAACTGCAGAGGAGCCTTCTGCCCAGGCGACACCCCCAGAGAAAGGGATTCCGCTTTGCCACAAAATACGTTCCATCCAACCGGATTGGCGGCGATTTTTTCGATATTTTGGAAGTTGGAGAGGGCCGGCTCGGGGTGGTTATTGCCGACGTCTCGGGTCACGGCCCGGCAGCGGCCCTCCTGACCACCATGTTCAAGATATACTTTGAGATGTACGCCCAGGAGATACAGTCACCGAACCAAGTCCTGGCAGAGCTGAACAGAGAATTCTGCCGGCTTATCACAACAGGCGAGTATATCACAGGAGTCTACCTGGTTCTGGATACCAACAAGGGGCGAGTAACCTATTCGAAGGCCGGCCACCCCTATCCCATTCTTTATCGGAAGAGGAGCCAGAGTCACGAGTTTCTCGACACAGACGGGTTTTTCATCGGAATGTTCGAAGAAGCCGAGTTTGAAAACCGGGAGACCTTTTTGGAGAAAGGGGACAGGCTCCTCCTCTATACGGACGGTGTGATCGAGGCACGCAATCCCGAAGGGAGTTGTTTTGAAACTAGGTATCTCCAGGATATTCTCGCCGAGGGGAACGGCCTTTCTTGCAGCGGTCTGATGGAGGAGATCTACCGACGGCTCTCCCGGTTCACCGGGAAGGATCGCTTCGAGGACGATCTCTGCATGGTTCTGGTCTCCGTGGAAGCATAGGACCTCGTAGGAGAGGAAGAATGGATCAGGAGAAAATCAAGACCATCATCAACGGAATCAAGGATCTGCCCACCCTTCCTCTGGTGGCTCAGAGGTTGAGGGACGTCATGGACGACCCTCTTTCGGGTGCGGACGATGCGGCAAGGGTCATCGAGGGGGATCAGAGCCTGGCCGCCAAGGTGCTCAGCCTGGTCAACTCGGCCTACTACGGACTGCCGAGGGAGATAACGAAGATCTCCCAGGCCGTTCCTCTCCTGGGTTTCAGGGCCACATCTCAACTAGCCCTGAGCATATCGGTGATCAATATTTTCAACGACAATGAAGTGGGCAAATTCGACAGGGAAGGGCTCTGGCGCCATAGTATCGGATGTGCCATCTGCGGCAGGATGATTGCGAGAAAGGCCGGCTATCCCAGGCCCGAGAACTGCTTCTCGGGGGGGCTCCTCCATGACGTAGGCAAGCTCGTGCTGGATCAGTTCCTCCATGAGGAGCTCATCAGCATTCTCGAAGAGA from Deltaproteobacteria bacterium encodes the following:
- a CDS encoding SpoIIE family protein phosphatase; the protein is MIDSGDFSMSFSRERGGFAVGDECYRKLFQGLQDMVFLTTPSGDLLEVNPMGIEGLGYSDKAEITEFPMVRHYANPEDRSRLAALLRERGSVKDFETRLVKKNRQEIDVWITAHARKDGTGRIVYYEKTVKDITDRKKLEGELREKNRLLEQYYLELRREKDQIQQQAGRLARAVAEADEAKRIIEEQHQKIVAELDMAAKLQRSLLPRRHPQRKGFRFATKYVPSNRIGGDFFDILEVGEGRLGVVIADVSGHGPAAALLTTMFKIYFEMYAQEIQSPNQVLAELNREFCRLITTGEYITGVYLVLDTNKGRVTYSKAGHPYPILYRKRSQSHEFLDTDGFFIGMFEEAEFENRETFLEKGDRLLLYTDGVIEARNPEGSCFETRYLQDILAEGNGLSCSGLMEEIYRRLSRFTGKDRFEDDLCMVLVSVEA
- a CDS encoding HDOD domain-containing protein — protein: MDQEKIKTIINGIKDLPTLPLVAQRLRDVMDDPLSGADDAARVIEGDQSLAAKVLSLVNSAYYGLPREITKISQAVPLLGFRATSQLALSISVINIFNDNEVGKFDREGLWRHSIGCAICGRMIARKAGYPRPENCFSGGLLHDVGKLVLDQFLHEELISILEETEQGKVSFLEAERNCLGIDHAVIGEWLARKWKLPLPLVVSIRHHHEPVDERKGFSLSQDPVVDIVRLADTICRNQGLGWNGDTLAPEVTPDLWSRLSLAQEDVDHISKVLEEEVRQSEIFLALMGRG